The following proteins are encoded in a genomic region of Brachypodium distachyon strain Bd21 chromosome 1, Brachypodium_distachyon_v3.0, whole genome shotgun sequence:
- the LOC100838762 gene encoding probable 3-hydroxyisobutyrate dehydrogenase, mitochondrial isoform X3 — protein MIYHPTNTESVTFSNESAMKKFSDDGIPTKQSPLELSKSSDVIITMLPSSAHVLDVYNGRNGLLGDGGRVGPWLYIDSSTVDPQTSRKISMDILRCNLKEKKGYVKKLMILDAPVSGGVPAAEAGTLTFMVGGLEEAYLAAKPILLAMGKKLIYCGGAGNGSAAKICNNMAMAISMLGVSEAFALGQNLGIKASTLSNIFNCSSARCWSSDTYNPVPGIMAGVPSSRNYDGGFTSKLMAKDLDLAMASASGVGFKCPMGSEALEIYRKLCDGGCEFKDFSCAFRHYYTGRDEE, from the exons ATGATAT ACCATCCAACAAATACTGAATCTGTAACATTCAGCAATGAGAGTGCCATGAAGAAGTTCTCAGATGATGGAATTCCCACAAAACAGTCTCCGCTTGAATTGTCCAAGTCAAGCGATGTCATAATTACCATGCTACCTTCCTCTGCCCAT GTATTAGATGTATATAATGGACGGAATGGCTTGCTTGGTGATGGGGGGCGAGTTGGACCATGGTTATATATAGACTCGTCCACCGTTGATCCACAAACATCAAGAAAGATATCCATGGACATATTGAGATGTAatttgaaagaaaagaaag GCTACGTCAAAAAGCTGATGATTCTGGATGCTCCTGTGTCTGGAGGTGTTCCTGCCGCAGAAGCCGGGACTCTGACTTTCATG GTGGGTGGTTTAGAGGAAGCATATCTAGCAGCGAAGCCTATACTTCTAGCAATGGGCAAAAAGCTAATCTACTGTGGCGGGGCTGGAAATGGCTCA GCCGCAAAGATCTGTAACAATATGGCCATGGCTATCAGCATGCTTGGGGTTTCTGAGGCCTTTGCTCTTGGTCAGAATCTTGGGATCAAAGCAAGCACACTCTCAAACATATTCAATTGCTCTAGTGCCCGGTGCTGGAGTAG TGATACATATAACCCAGTTCCTGGTATAATGGCGGGTGTACCATCATCGAGGAATTACGACGGTGGTTTCACCTCCAAACTAATG GCTAAAGATTTGGATTTGGCCATGGCCTCTGCATCTGGAGTTGGCTTCAAATGTCCCATGGGTTCTGAAGCACTTGAGAT TTATCGAAAGTTATGCGATGGGGGCTGTGAATTCAAAGACTTCTCCTGCGCATTCCGCCATTACTACACTGGCAGGGATGAAGAATGA
- the LOC100838762 gene encoding probable 3-hydroxyisobutyrate dehydrogenase, mitochondrial isoform X1, with the protein MGGVAWRVGSKVQRWGWENCLRGFSSAAIPSQMESVGFIGLGNMGAHMARNLVMAGYKVSVHDINESAMKKFSDDGIPTKQSPLELSKSSDVIITMLPSSAHVLDVYNGRNGLLGDGGRVGPWLYIDSSTVDPQTSRKISMDILRCNLKEKKGYVKKLMILDAPVSGGVPAAEAGTLTFMVGGLEEAYLAAKPILLAMGKKLIYCGGAGNGSAAKICNNMAMAISMLGVSEAFALGQNLGIKASTLSNIFNCSSARCWSSDTYNPVPGIMAGVPSSRNYDGGFTSKLMAKDLDLAMASASGVGFKCPMGSEALEIYRKLCDGGCEFKDFSCAFRHYYTGRDEE; encoded by the exons ATGGGTGGTGTGGCATGGAGAGTTGGTTCCAAGGTGCAGAGATGGGGTTGGGAGAACTGCCTCCGGGGCTTCTCGTCTGCTGCTATTCCATCTCAGATGGAG AGTGTTGGATTCATAGGGCTCGGAAATATGGGCGCCCATATGGCAAGGAACCTGGTGATGGCTGGATATAAAGTGTCAGTTCATGATAT CAATGAGAGTGCCATGAAGAAGTTCTCAGATGATGGAATTCCCACAAAACAGTCTCCGCTTGAATTGTCCAAGTCAAGCGATGTCATAATTACCATGCTACCTTCCTCTGCCCAT GTATTAGATGTATATAATGGACGGAATGGCTTGCTTGGTGATGGGGGGCGAGTTGGACCATGGTTATATATAGACTCGTCCACCGTTGATCCACAAACATCAAGAAAGATATCCATGGACATATTGAGATGTAatttgaaagaaaagaaag GCTACGTCAAAAAGCTGATGATTCTGGATGCTCCTGTGTCTGGAGGTGTTCCTGCCGCAGAAGCCGGGACTCTGACTTTCATG GTGGGTGGTTTAGAGGAAGCATATCTAGCAGCGAAGCCTATACTTCTAGCAATGGGCAAAAAGCTAATCTACTGTGGCGGGGCTGGAAATGGCTCA GCCGCAAAGATCTGTAACAATATGGCCATGGCTATCAGCATGCTTGGGGTTTCTGAGGCCTTTGCTCTTGGTCAGAATCTTGGGATCAAAGCAAGCACACTCTCAAACATATTCAATTGCTCTAGTGCCCGGTGCTGGAGTAG TGATACATATAACCCAGTTCCTGGTATAATGGCGGGTGTACCATCATCGAGGAATTACGACGGTGGTTTCACCTCCAAACTAATG GCTAAAGATTTGGATTTGGCCATGGCCTCTGCATCTGGAGTTGGCTTCAAATGTCCCATGGGTTCTGAAGCACTTGAGAT TTATCGAAAGTTATGCGATGGGGGCTGTGAATTCAAAGACTTCTCCTGCGCATTCCGCCATTACTACACTGGCAGGGATGAAGAATGA
- the LOC100839069 gene encoding uncharacterized protein LOC100839069, translated as MDSAGGPLPVSGDRAVPDQDDNAQSAAGHNSRRPNLSLQIPVRTLENHIPTSTRINISPSPSSMRTGLPPRPNSARPKSSIKNITPQRSFRLRSSTQEGDRTNLLVPGTASEGSQDNPTAPSSFSFRKVINSLSAKRTYSLPVTPVATSEKASSPGIQIDNKPTTSNEEVQTQIRRSLSVPGNRKNRSLRRADSLGVIRVIPTTPRPVPADMTALHDGVEETVEAPGDGGEDIPEEEAVCRICLIELNEGGETLKMECSCKGELALAHQDCAVKWFSIKGNKICDVCRQEVQNLPVTLLRIPTQTVNRRLVNGGAQQRVAQQYRFWQDIPILVMVSMLAYFCFLEQLLVTDMRAHALAISLPFSCVLGLLSSMIASTMVTKSYLWAYASFQFAIVILFAHIFYNVLRVNPVLAVLLSSFTGFGIAISTNSLLVEYLRWRSRRRSQQLAQHANAGQRPESANNAVNENSGDRQGHHPESGNNAV; from the exons GTACCGGACCAGGATGACAATGCCCAAAGTGCAGCTGGGCACAATTCGCGAAGGCCAAACCTTTCTTTGCAAATACCAGTTAGGACACTGGAGAACCATATACCtacttcgacaagaattaaTATATCCCCCAGCCCCAGTTCGATGAGAACTGGATTGCCACCTAGGCCTAATTCAGCTAGACCAAAATCATCTATCAAGAACATCACCCCACAGCGGAGTTTCAGGTTAAGGAGTTCAACACAGGAAGGTGATCGGACTAACCTTCTAGTTCCTGGGACAGCATCAGAAGGGTCACAGGATAATCCAACTGCACCaagttccttttcttttagaaaGGTCATTAATTCGTTATCAGCAAAACGGACGTATTCTTTGCCGGTCACACCTGTAGCAACTTCAGAGAAAGCTTCTTCTCCAGGAATTCAGATAGACAACAAGCCAACGACATCT AATGAAGAAGTTCAAACACAAATTAGGCGATCACTTTCAGTGCCAGGAAATCGCAAAAACCGGAGTTTGAGGAGAGCAGATTCATTAGGTGTCATCCGTGTGATTCCAACAACCCCACGACCTGTTCCAGCTGATATGACTGCATTACATGATGGCGTTGAAGAAACAGTAGAAG CTCCTGGAGACGGAGGTGAAGATATTCCTGAAGAAGAGGCAGTCTGCAGAATTTGTCTAATTGAACTCAACGAAGGAGGGGAAACACTTAAAATGGAGTGCAGCTGCAAGGGAGAACTTGCCCTTGCACACCAAGACTGTGCTGTCAAATGGTTTAGcatcaaaggaaacaagatATGTGATGTATGCAGACAAGAAGTTCAGAATCTGCCTGTGACATTGTTGAGAATACCGACTCAAACTGTTAACAGACGACTAGTAAATGGTGGTGCTCAGCAAAGAGTAGCTCAACAGTACAG ATTTTGGCAAGACATTCCAATTTTGGTGATGGTTAGCATGCTTGCATACTTCTGTTTCTTAGAACAACTTCTG GTTACTGATATGAGGGCACATGCACTGGCGATTTCGTTGCCTTTCTCATGTGTGCTGGGCCTCCTTTCTTCCATGATAGCATCCACTATGG TGACCAAAAGCTATCTATGGGCGTATGCTTCCTTCCAGTTTGCAATTGTGATTCTGTTTGCTCATATATTCTACAACGTG CTAAGAGTGAATCCAGTCCTTGCGGTCCTACTCTCCTCATTCACTGGGTTTGGGATTGCTATCAGCACAAACTCACTGCTAGTAGAATACTTGAGGTGGCGATCTAGGAGGAGGAGCCAACAGTTAGCTCAGCATGCGAATGCAGGCCAGCGTCCAGAATCTGCTAACAATGCTGTAAATGAAAACAGTGGTGATAGACAAGGGCATCATCCAGAATCTGGCAACAACGCTGTATGA
- the LOC100838762 gene encoding probable 3-hydroxyisobutyrate dehydrogenase, mitochondrial isoform X2 — protein sequence MESWFQGAEMGLGELPPGLLVCCYSISDGGLGNMGAHMARNLVMAGYKVSVHDINESAMKKFSDDGIPTKQSPLELSKSSDVIITMLPSSAHVLDVYNGRNGLLGDGGRVGPWLYIDSSTVDPQTSRKISMDILRCNLKEKKGYVKKLMILDAPVSGGVPAAEAGTLTFMVGGLEEAYLAAKPILLAMGKKLIYCGGAGNGSAAKICNNMAMAISMLGVSEAFALGQNLGIKASTLSNIFNCSSARCWSSDTYNPVPGIMAGVPSSRNYDGGFTSKLMAKDLDLAMASASGVGFKCPMGSEALEIYRKLCDGGCEFKDFSCAFRHYYTGRDEE from the exons ATGGAGAGTTGGTTCCAAGGTGCAGAGATGGGGTTGGGAGAACTGCCTCCGGGGCTTCTCGTCTGCTGCTATTCCATCTCAGATGGAG GGCTCGGAAATATGGGCGCCCATATGGCAAGGAACCTGGTGATGGCTGGATATAAAGTGTCAGTTCATGATAT CAATGAGAGTGCCATGAAGAAGTTCTCAGATGATGGAATTCCCACAAAACAGTCTCCGCTTGAATTGTCCAAGTCAAGCGATGTCATAATTACCATGCTACCTTCCTCTGCCCAT GTATTAGATGTATATAATGGACGGAATGGCTTGCTTGGTGATGGGGGGCGAGTTGGACCATGGTTATATATAGACTCGTCCACCGTTGATCCACAAACATCAAGAAAGATATCCATGGACATATTGAGATGTAatttgaaagaaaagaaag GCTACGTCAAAAAGCTGATGATTCTGGATGCTCCTGTGTCTGGAGGTGTTCCTGCCGCAGAAGCCGGGACTCTGACTTTCATG GTGGGTGGTTTAGAGGAAGCATATCTAGCAGCGAAGCCTATACTTCTAGCAATGGGCAAAAAGCTAATCTACTGTGGCGGGGCTGGAAATGGCTCA GCCGCAAAGATCTGTAACAATATGGCCATGGCTATCAGCATGCTTGGGGTTTCTGAGGCCTTTGCTCTTGGTCAGAATCTTGGGATCAAAGCAAGCACACTCTCAAACATATTCAATTGCTCTAGTGCCCGGTGCTGGAGTAG TGATACATATAACCCAGTTCCTGGTATAATGGCGGGTGTACCATCATCGAGGAATTACGACGGTGGTTTCACCTCCAAACTAATG GCTAAAGATTTGGATTTGGCCATGGCCTCTGCATCTGGAGTTGGCTTCAAATGTCCCATGGGTTCTGAAGCACTTGAGAT TTATCGAAAGTTATGCGATGGGGGCTGTGAATTCAAAGACTTCTCCTGCGCATTCCGCCATTACTACACTGGCAGGGATGAAGAATGA